In the Novosphingobium resinovorum genome, TGTGCCTGTCGTTGGCGTTGAGCGCATACAGCACGCCCGGCTTCAGCTCATGCGTCAGGCCGGTGCCAAGGTCCTCGATGGTGCCCTCGCCCTGCATCACCAGCACCGCTTCCAGATGGTTCTGATAATGCATGTGCAGCTCCTCGCCCGCGAACATCGTGGTGACGTGGAACGAGAAGCCCATCTTGTCGTCCTTGAGCAGCAGGCGGTCGGAGTGCCAGCCGTTGGAATCGACGTGACGGTCGGACTTGCGGATGTCGTTGAGATTGCGAACGATCATGTGTGTATTCCTTTGAATTTGGAGGGAGTGTTCAGGCGGCCACGCCAATTTTCGGCAGCGCCCGCTCCACCGGGGCGATCGCGGCTGCGACCGCCTCTTCCAGAATGTCGAGCCCGGCTTCGAGCACCGCATCCTCGATGGTCAGCGGGGCCAGTACCTTGACGATCTCGTCATGCGCGCCGCTGGTCTCGATGATCAGGCCCTCTTCGAAGCAGGCCGACGTGATCTGCGATGCGACCTCGCCGCTGCCGACGTTGATGCCGCGCATCATGCCGCGCCCGCGCGTGGTCAGGCCATGGCGCTCGGCCATGCGCTCAAGCCGCCTTTCGAGGATGCCGCCGCGCCGCGCCACCGCATCGATGAAGGCCGGGTCGGCCCAGAATTCGCGCAGCGCTGCGGTGGCGGTGACGAAGGCGTGGTTGTTGCCGCGAAACGTGCCGTTGTGTTCGCCGGGGCTCCAGACATCGAGGTCGGGACGCATGAGCGTCAGCGCGAAAGGCAGGCCCATGCCCGAAAGCGACTTCGCCAGGGTGACGATATCGGGCGTGAAGCCCATGTTCTCGAAGCTGAAGAACCCGCCGGTGCGGCCGCAGCCGGCCTGGATGTCATCGACGATCATCAGCGCGCCGTGCTTCTTCGCCAGCGCGGC is a window encoding:
- a CDS encoding ectoine synthase, whose translation is MIVRNLNDIRKSDRHVDSNGWHSDRLLLKDDKMGFSFHVTTMFAGEELHMHYQNHLEAVLVMQGEGTIEDLGTGLTHELKPGVLYALNANDRHIVRPVQDIVCACVFNPPVTGREVHDENGAYPADTSAPALAD